The sequence GATCTATTATATGGAACATGCTAAAATTTATTTGTTCCATTGGCCCATAATCGTTTTTCAACAATTGTGTTTGCTTTATTGCAGACTATGATGGTTTGGCTATGGGGAATAAATCTGTGGGTTTTTTCCCAGGCTAATGTTGGttatgctaaaatttttgaCTTAGATCAAAGCCATCTCACTCATAAAGAAATATGGACGGTATGCCTTACTGTGAAACTGGAACCATCAACGCTCTGAGATGTTTGATGGTTCTCCACTAACCTGTTTGCTGTTTGGAAATTTCCTATCATCACTATGATACATAAATTCCGTGTATATTAGAATATTTTACGTGTATCGTGAAACATAATTGTTTTAAAGGGTCGAAATTATTGCTGTATGCTTCATTTTGTTTCTGTGGCGAGCTTATAAACCGTCTTTTATTTCACATTTTTCTTGTTTATGTGTCATGCTTGAATTCAAATTGTGTTTACTTTTTGGTCCTTGTTTTATCGCACGTATGTTGTTTGATGCAGTAATTCATGACTTGTCTCtgtttttatgaattttgcagtagcttttcaatttttttcctgGGAAGCCACTGTAATGGACGTCaattttttattgagattttCTAAATGTATAGTTAGCACATGCATTAACATTACTTTTATGCTATCCTACAAACTGGATGCATTTCATGTAGTTCCCAATGCTGTAGTCTTGCAAATTCGGACTTCAAATAGATGAAAAATCTTCCAACGATATTTGGAAAAATCTCCTATTTGGAATATCAATACTCACTATTAGCCTTTCGACGTCAGTTATTGAAGCATCGTTTTCTTTCCATTGTGGCAAACAGCATTTGGCATCAGCTGTCAAGAAATCGAAGCGTTCTCATTGAAATTACCAATACATTTATTTGTGCTTGAATTAATTTTTCTTCGATTTCATTCTCACACTTTTTAGTATCAAGAGATAAGATTTGGTTTCCCTGTCTCATTTATCTGTGCCATATATTTGTTATTTGTGACTCatgatttaattaatgtttcagTGTGCCGTCTGGATGACGATCATTGTCCCAACTAGCATGACAGCATATCTGTATCTTTATTCTCATGGAGAAGTTACTTTGGCTGCATCCCAACCAGTGTAATAGATGATTCCTTTCCTAGATATTATTGTAATGTGTTCTCCATTTCAGAATTTCTTGCTAATGATTTTATAGGCCTGAACAAATGATGTGGATTGAGGAGTTCGGTTGTTTCTTTAACATATTCTCTCGTTATGTTCTCTTGTGGAATGTAGCTTGAAAAGGAAAAATGTACTATAGCTACAAGTGAGGTGACAATGTTCATATATCAGACATCCACGAGAAGGGATCCAATAAATAGGATGGCCATGTTTGCGATGTATGTGTTGAAATCATTAAACTTATGGTGGAGATTTTTAgtgtttaaatcattttaattaaGATATACTATGGGAGAATTTCTTAGATGGAGATGTCAAGTTTGGCTATCATTTACTTCGGACACTTTTATGATTCTTGTCTGTTTGAAGACtagtttttcaaaaggtgtaTGGAGTCTATTGCATGCCTCTCATTAATGATGTCAACAGATCctttattttgaaattatattttcccaTGCACAGTTATCTTGGCTTGCTTATTGACTTTGTTGTTTTGGATCATCATGCATCTGGCAAAAATCTGACCAGGAATTACATTTATGTTTGCTCTGCAGGTACTCTTGTATGCTGCTGTTGCATTGACTCTCATGTTTCCATTCCATATTTTCCATCTGGCTTCTCGCTACTTTTTATTAAGGACCCTCTGGCGTATACTGTTGCCACTACAGGTAAGATTGATGTAATGTTTAGTTACATTTATTGTGCTACCCAGGGAATCATTGATTCCATTATCGAAAGTAGTTTTACATGCCTCGGGAAGTGGAGGACCTTAGGTGATTTCTTTCCATTGTACGTGAATTTTGACAGTTATGCATCCAGTGTGGGAATGGTTGTTATGCTGTTTCTTCTATCATTCTAGAGAACTGGAGAGAAAaattgaactttagaagcaatCAATTGGGGGCCAGCGACCCCTGTTTCTTGCCTTTCTGTCATGGAATCTGACAAAGATCAATGTTTTTCTCATTATATTCTCTAATGGTGGGGAGTTGCATAAGATATTCTTTTAGTAATTGGTTGCCATGTCTTGTTTTTCTTTCAAGTTTGGTTGTCCAAAAACTCAGATCTAACACAAAATCACTTTGTCATTACTTCTAGGCTTTTTTCTCCTTGCATCTGAAACAGAGATCTATGAATATTAGGGTTTTATTGTTTAAGCAATgggtttcttgttttttttccttATGCAGTTTTACTTTCTGAAACAGGCAATCACATTTGCTGACTTCTTTTTAGCTGATATACTGACCTCTATGTCAAAGGTAGACATCTTCTTGTTGCTTATTGTTTCTTGACAAAGTTATCTATAGTACAGGAAATCTGTACCTTTGTATGTGATTTATCTGTGTTTCATTTATATAAGTGGTAACTACTGTTCTCTTAACACACAGATTTCTGGTTAAATTTTTTGTCATAGTATCTCTTGTAAGCTGTTTTAACTTTGGTAGTGTTATGCCTGCCTATCCATGCAGGTTTTCTCAGATTTGGAGCGTTCTGTATGTCGAATGGTCCATCGTCAGGTTAGCTTTTCTTTGATCATCCAAAATTTTCATCTTATAATGTTGAATATAGCTTACAGGATTCTTCTAGTTTCCTGTTTCTTGTGGCCGCTTAGATGTGGTTTATAAGGCTCAGATTTCTAATGTGGTCAACAGAATTTCATTGctgatttaaatttgatttcttAGAATTTCAACCCGCTACATCTGTCTTTGCCTCTCTGAgttcttgaatttatttttcgcatgtttgatgatggaattttggTGAAATTcgatttgaatttttgagtacatattttaccttttgCTTTCTTTTTCCTTGAAAGCTTACCCCATTTCTTAGACATGGCCATCAATTACAGGTTGCTACTATTGCATGGTTTGAGGCTGATTCAGTCTGTGGAAGTCACTCTGTTGCAATACCTATAGTTCTTGTTTTGCCCTATATTTTTCGTTTCTTTCAATGCCTTCGACAATACAAGGATACAAGGGAAAAGTCATCTCTTTTAAATGGTAAATTAGTGCATCTGACTTTCCTGCATTTTTGTAAGGTCATTGAATTTGCACTTTAGAGTAGGTTTTATATCATCCCGAAAGACTCATTTATGTTCTGCTTCTCATTCACATTTTCCCTCTCCTACGTCTCATCATCATCACCGCCAACGCCTTTTTCTCGGGCCAATTTTAGAAATTCTAATGAATATTAGGAAATACAGGCAGATGATAAATGACAAAAAATGAGTTGATCTGAGCCATTGATAAAATTTGTGTATTGTGCCAGCCTTGAAGTATTCAACTGCGGTTCCAGTTATTTTTCTTTCGGCCCTCAAGTATCACGTCTTCCCTGACAAGTGGACCAGTGTGTACCGACCTCTATGGCTTGTTTCAAGTGTAGCGAACTCTTTGTACTCTTTCTACTGGGATGTTACCAGAGATTGGGACTTGAGGTACAGATGCCATGAAAGTAT comes from Henckelia pumila isolate YLH828 chromosome 4, ASM3356847v2, whole genome shotgun sequence and encodes:
- the LOC140862233 gene encoding uncharacterized protein, whose protein sequence is MFGDLASVPNNSPHLRKSGSRSVVFDVGINELGNSAEEDFFHTTVSNVIKGVSSPLPSVTIMPSPVLLWRFKVLLFFVWVLICCKIGWDSVMRMSADLRDLFLYEAFLYYNPLLLVTMMVWLWGINLWVFSQANVGYAKIFDLDQSHLTHKEIWTCAVWMTIIVPTSMTAYLYLYSHGEVTLAASQPVLLYAAVALTLMFPFHIFHLASRYFLLRTLWRILLPLQAITFADFFLADILTSMSKVFSDLERSVCRMVHRQVATIAWFEADSVCGSHSVAIPIVLVLPYIFRFFQCLRQYKDTREKSSLLNALKYSTAVPVIFLSALKYHVFPDKWTSVYRPLWLVSSVANSLYSFYWDVTRDWDLSCFTRIFKFSKPHVLSQLLYGRKWVYLWVLGSNLILRCTWTYKLSAHLRHNYLTVFTITALEMLRRFQWVFFRVENEWNKMNSKSNSQLSKIDNPNEEEILLNANSHNV